Proteins encoded within one genomic window of Lysinibacillus sphaericus:
- a CDS encoding amino acid permease, whose amino-acid sequence MEQHQLKRELKNRHVQLIAIGGTIGTGLFLGSGKAIALAGPSIILAYLIVGIALFFVMRALGELLLSNAGYTSFTDFATEYIGPWAGYVTGWTYWFCWIMTAMADIIAVGVYVQYWFNIPQWVPAIGCLVLLLFLNLLTVKLFGELEFWFALIKVVTIVALIIIGLFMLFTGFQTTSGTVSVNNLWAHGGLFPNGIYGFLMAFQMVVFAFVGVELVGVSAAETADPKKNIPSAINKIPLRILLFYVGALTVILCINPWYEMSATSSPFVQVFSLAGIPIAAGIINFVVLTSAASAGNSGLFSTSRMLYNLGRHKQASASFAKLNKNSVPSNALVLSAIVVSIGALLSKLMPENAFSVVTTISAICFIWVWSIILISHIIYKRKNRALHEASIFKAPLTPFVNYLVLAFFAFLLVIMLISEATRTALLLTPIWFIVLFILYKSKNINNR is encoded by the coding sequence TTGGAACAACATCAGTTAAAACGAGAATTAAAAAATCGCCATGTGCAACTTATTGCAATTGGCGGAACAATTGGGACTGGCTTATTTTTAGGATCAGGTAAAGCGATTGCTTTAGCAGGGCCTTCGATTATTTTGGCTTACCTCATTGTTGGGATTGCCTTATTTTTTGTCATGCGGGCACTAGGCGAACTACTATTATCAAACGCAGGCTATACATCATTTACAGATTTCGCCACAGAGTACATCGGCCCTTGGGCTGGGTATGTCACTGGTTGGACCTACTGGTTTTGTTGGATAATGACCGCGATGGCAGATATTATTGCCGTCGGTGTCTATGTACAATATTGGTTTAATATTCCGCAATGGGTACCCGCTATTGGCTGTCTAGTACTGCTATTATTTCTTAATTTATTGACAGTAAAGCTTTTTGGAGAACTCGAATTTTGGTTTGCACTGATTAAAGTTGTAACAATTGTTGCATTAATAATTATTGGATTATTCATGCTATTCACAGGCTTTCAAACAACTTCTGGCACTGTATCAGTAAACAATCTTTGGGCACATGGCGGGCTGTTCCCGAACGGTATTTATGGCTTCCTAATGGCCTTCCAAATGGTTGTTTTTGCTTTCGTAGGAGTTGAACTAGTCGGTGTTTCTGCTGCAGAAACAGCAGATCCGAAAAAAAATATTCCATCTGCCATTAATAAAATTCCACTGCGTATTTTACTATTTTATGTAGGCGCATTAACAGTCATTTTATGCATCAACCCTTGGTATGAAATGTCTGCTACAAGCAGTCCATTTGTACAAGTATTTTCATTAGCAGGTATACCTATCGCAGCAGGTATTATCAATTTTGTTGTGCTGACATCTGCGGCTTCAGCAGGCAATAGTGGTTTATTTTCTACAAGTCGTATGCTTTATAATCTTGGCCGTCACAAGCAAGCATCCGCTTCTTTTGCTAAGCTAAATAAAAACAGTGTGCCAAGTAACGCACTTGTTCTTTCAGCCATCGTTGTATCAATAGGGGCATTACTGAGCAAGCTCATGCCAGAAAACGCCTTTAGCGTCGTAACAACGATTAGTGCTATTTGTTTTATTTGGGTATGGAGTATTATTCTAATCTCGCATATTATCTATAAACGTAAAAACCGCGCACTCCACGAAGCGTCGATTTTTAAAGCACCATTGACACCTTTTGTGAACTATTTAGTACTTGCTTTCTTCGCGTTTTTGTTAGTAATTATGTTGATTTCCGAAGCGACTAGAACAGCGCTTTTACTAACACCTATCTGGTTTAT
- a CDS encoding tetratricopeptide repeat protein: protein MERVKEAARLLAQEGESEQAKLLLLDAFSEQPNCIVAHNLADYHKEQDQYEEAYHYALQAVAWQPKTYSPYALLGELSMRQGDNHSAQQWLEKAYNRFQSPVVAHNLATLYKAQQKYEQAAQLFIKSYESEDYGLMHAVECFVLANDFQHAKKWIAIIEQEQQRFIGEVELGELYGRIGDYQKSAMWYAKGYQHYAHTGEWIADYVWVLHQLGDEAHKKAVIATFMEECTQTIADLANKTLEYGWTEEEVAEEEAQLRANMERVNSAHLQHHIMLQNEPSIASRCYTFFCPMHDEGHGDSELDG, encoded by the coding sequence ATGGAGCGAGTAAAAGAAGCAGCACGATTGTTAGCACAAGAAGGGGAGAGTGAACAGGCCAAATTATTATTGCTAGATGCATTTTCTGAACAGCCCAATTGTATTGTTGCGCATAATTTGGCAGATTACCATAAAGAACAGGATCAATACGAAGAAGCATATCACTATGCATTGCAGGCTGTTGCATGGCAACCAAAAACGTATTCCCCATATGCATTATTAGGCGAATTGTCTATGCGCCAAGGTGACAATCATTCGGCACAGCAATGGCTAGAAAAAGCATATAACCGATTTCAATCACCGGTCGTAGCGCATAATTTAGCAACTCTATACAAGGCACAACAAAAATATGAACAGGCTGCTCAGCTTTTTATAAAATCGTATGAAAGCGAGGACTATGGGCTGATGCATGCTGTCGAATGTTTTGTGTTAGCCAACGATTTTCAGCATGCTAAAAAGTGGATAGCAATCATTGAACAAGAACAGCAACGATTTATAGGTGAAGTAGAGCTAGGAGAGTTGTACGGGCGAATTGGAGATTATCAGAAATCCGCTATGTGGTATGCAAAAGGCTACCAACATTATGCCCATACAGGTGAATGGATCGCAGATTATGTATGGGTACTTCACCAATTAGGAGATGAAGCGCATAAGAAAGCAGTGATTGCAACGTTTATGGAGGAATGTACGCAAACAATAGCTGACTTGGCAAATAAGACGTTGGAATATGGCTGGACAGAAGAAGAAGTAGCAGAAGAGGAGGCGCAGCTTAGAGCGAATATGGAGCGGGTGAACAGTGCCCATTTACAGCACCACATTATGTTGCAAAATGAGCCGAGTATCGCTTCACGCTGTTATACTTTTTTCTGTCCGATGCATGATGAAGGACATGGTGACAGCGAACTAGATGGTTAG
- a CDS encoding rhodanese-like domain-containing protein: protein MDILITIGVVLVVLIAYIAINAMRLKKAVTNLTQEQFIEGYRKAQLIDVREQKEFDAGHILGARNVPSTALRQRYKEIRPDLPVYLYCQNTGRSARAALYLKKRGYNQIYQLEGGFRNWTGKIKTKKQ, encoded by the coding sequence TTGGATATACTTATCACAATTGGTGTCGTTTTAGTAGTGCTAATTGCATATATCGCGATTAATGCAATGCGACTAAAAAAAGCCGTAACCAACCTAACACAAGAACAATTTATTGAAGGCTACCGTAAAGCGCAGTTAATCGATGTGCGTGAACAAAAAGAATTTGATGCAGGTCATATCCTTGGCGCACGAAACGTTCCTTCTACAGCATTACGTCAACGTTATAAAGAAATCCGCCCAGATTTACCAGTATATTTATACTGTCAAAATACAGGCCGTAGCGCGCGTGCTGCTCTTTACCTAAAAAAACGTGGCTACAATCAAATCTACCAGCTTGAAGGCGGCTTCCGTAATTGGACTGGTAAAATTAAAACAAAAAAACAATAA
- a CDS encoding lipoate--protein ligase family protein, which translates to MTTWYFLNSGKCSPSFNMALDEALLDWHSEGLIPPVIRFYEWEPATLSIGYFQQAKRDINLDALREQGIGFVRRPTGGRAVLHEHELTYSVIVTESYPNMPESVTEAYRVLSEGILQGFHNLGMDAYFSVPDTEEKKADLKQPKSAVCFDAPSWYELVVEGKKIAGSAQTRQKGVILQHGAILLDLDEDKLLSVFNFSSEAAKERMRKKLPEKAVAINSLVKEPVSIEQCVTAFRDGFAKSLQIELKPFTLSEEQLKYVHELAEKKYAHDDWNFKK; encoded by the coding sequence ATGACAACTTGGTATTTTCTAAATTCAGGAAAATGTAGTCCCTCTTTTAATATGGCACTAGATGAGGCATTGCTTGATTGGCATAGTGAGGGTTTAATTCCCCCTGTTATTCGTTTTTATGAGTGGGAGCCAGCGACATTGTCGATTGGTTATTTCCAACAAGCGAAAAGAGATATTAATTTAGATGCGTTACGTGAACAAGGAATAGGATTTGTTCGTCGTCCGACGGGTGGTCGAGCAGTATTACATGAACATGAGTTAACATATAGCGTTATTGTTACGGAAAGCTATCCAAATATGCCTGAATCCGTAACAGAGGCGTATCGAGTACTAAGTGAAGGGATATTGCAAGGCTTTCATAATTTAGGAATGGATGCCTATTTCAGTGTGCCTGACACAGAGGAAAAAAAGGCAGATTTGAAGCAGCCAAAAAGTGCCGTGTGTTTTGACGCACCGAGTTGGTATGAACTTGTCGTTGAAGGGAAAAAAATAGCGGGTAGTGCACAAACTCGTCAAAAAGGTGTTATTTTGCAACATGGCGCGATTTTACTTGATCTTGATGAGGATAAATTATTATCTGTTTTTAATTTTTCAAGTGAAGCAGCGAAAGAACGTATGCGCAAAAAGCTACCAGAGAAGGCAGTTGCCATTAATAGTCTTGTAAAAGAACCTGTGTCTATTGAACAATGTGTCACTGCTTTTCGAGATGGTTTTGCAAAATCGTTGCAAATTGAATTAAAACCATTTACACTTTCTGAGGAGCAATTAAAATATGTGCATGAGTTAGCGGAAAAAAAATATGCGCATGATGATTGGAACTTTAAAAAGTAA
- a CDS encoding LAGLIDADG family homing endonuclease, whose translation MEEVNRNVRRRPYEARDKERLIKKIIELHEDGMSQVDIAKMLSIGRGTILRWNKELELFKPRTPGEAGKLKNKKYHYNENYFKQVDTANKAYLVGYITGDGTIFDRGTSKRLVLSLAEQDRQLLEDIAKELYMLNAIKFRRRRASNEQNKYALTINSTEMCNDLIQLGITPRKTGFERWVNFGREDLQWAYLRGFFDADGHISSRGRLGFTGNSQMLLSLLQFLHDNQLALSVHKLYPKQGCVDLYITRKDDVKKIAQQLYKFGSIQLNRKYEKIKSFFDDIV comes from the coding sequence ATGGAAGAAGTAAATCGTAATGTACGGAGACGTCCTTACGAGGCGCGAGACAAAGAACGATTGATTAAAAAAATTATTGAGTTACATGAAGATGGAATGAGCCAAGTAGATATTGCGAAAATGCTCAGTATCGGTAGAGGAACAATTCTTAGATGGAACAAAGAATTAGAACTTTTTAAACCGAGAACACCTGGTGAAGCAGGTAAGCTGAAAAATAAAAAATACCATTATAATGAAAACTACTTTAAACAAGTTGATACAGCAAATAAGGCTTATTTAGTTGGCTATATAACCGGAGATGGAACCATTTTTGATCGTGGGACTTCTAAACGCTTAGTGTTATCACTTGCAGAGCAAGATCGACAACTACTTGAAGATATCGCTAAAGAATTATATATGTTGAATGCCATTAAATTTCGACGACGGAGAGCATCCAATGAACAAAATAAATATGCCTTAACAATTAATTCAACAGAAATGTGTAATGATTTAATACAATTAGGGATTACACCACGAAAAACAGGGTTTGAACGTTGGGTTAACTTTGGAAGAGAAGATTTACAGTGGGCATATTTAAGAGGTTTTTTTGATGCCGATGGTCATATTTCAAGTCGAGGAAGACTGGGGTTTACAGGAAATAGTCAAATGCTCCTGTCGTTGCTACAATTTCTACATGATAATCAATTAGCTTTATCTGTTCATAAACTTTATCCAAAACAAGGTTGCGTAGACTTGTACATCACTAGAAAAGATGATGTGAAAAAGATTGCTCAACAGTTATATAAGTTTGGCTCCATTCAACTCAATCGAAAATATGAAAAAATCAAATCTTTCTTTGATGATATAGTCTGA
- a CDS encoding sigma-70 family RNA polymerase sigma factor has protein sequence MDRTEKDFLLEKMMIEYGDELVRLAFSYVKDTEIAKDMVQNTFIKCYKNVDTFRYDAHIKTWLYRIAINECKDYLKSWHFKMVQVKSFIHETAKSIYPSTEKTVIDKYNNEELKDTIFSLPKVYREVVYLYYYESLKTDEIAEVLDIPMNTVKTRLRRAKQRLESMIKEAELNGR, from the coding sequence ATGGACAGAACAGAAAAAGATTTCTTATTAGAAAAAATGATGATTGAATATGGTGATGAGTTGGTACGATTGGCATTTTCTTATGTAAAAGATACTGAAATTGCGAAGGATATGGTGCAAAATACGTTTATCAAATGCTACAAAAACGTGGATACGTTTCGCTATGATGCCCATATAAAGACATGGCTCTATCGTATTGCAATTAACGAATGTAAAGATTATTTAAAAAGTTGGCATTTCAAAATGGTACAAGTAAAAAGTTTTATTCATGAAACAGCGAAGTCGATTTACCCATCAACAGAAAAAACAGTAATCGATAAATACAATAATGAAGAACTAAAGGATACCATCTTTTCTCTGCCAAAAGTGTATCGGGAAGTGGTGTATCTCTACTACTACGAATCGTTAAAGACAGATGAAATTGCTGAAGTATTGGATATTCCAATGAATACAGTGAAAACGAGATTAAGAAGAGCCAAACAACGATTAGAGTCGATGATAAAGGAGGCTGAATTGAATGGAAGATAA